Proteins encoded together in one Tripterygium wilfordii isolate XIE 37 chromosome 14, ASM1340144v1, whole genome shotgun sequence window:
- the LOC120015643 gene encoding triacylglycerol lipase OBL1-like, translating into MVLRPEEVSVVDLIRFLWNQNLKRLAFLEYPTGKEENVRRTWIIFISLLGQKILQSTTKPMSFFGSVFEMWLNLVSSNRNIAVLLLNFFRGKVVKPTRSSATFMSAFGFLDKRVNLDHNIKPGDSRYHGALAMMASKISYENKAFVESTVKDCWKMELLEYKDYWNDFQRKHTTQAFMLHDKSTDPDMIVVAFRGTEIFDADAWCTDIDISWYELPGIGKIHGGFMKALGLVMYQGWPLEVVDHEQHSNGGDRPLAYYSIRQKLREMLKVKNNRTRFILTGHSLGGALAVLFPAILALHEETWLLERLEGVFTFGQPRVGDEEFRVFMKRQLDKYGFRYLRFVYCNDVIPRSPTDDSTFLFKHFGTCLYYNSCYKGKIVEEEPHKNYVSLLATIPRMINALWELIRSFIIRYRKGPEYAEGWLLILVRLVGVALPGLSAHNPQDYVNLTRLGSPEIYTQLKENRDSGEIQIEHVN; encoded by the exons ATGGTATTAAGACCAGAAGAAGTGAGTGTGGTTGATCTGATTCGCTTCTTGTGGAACCAAAACTTGAAGAGATTAGCTTTTCTAGAGTACCCTACAGGGAAGGAAGAAAATGTGCGTCGGACATGGATTATCTTCATCTCTCTTTTGGGCCAAAAAATACTGCAATCTACGACTAAACCGATGTCGTTTTTCGGGTCTGTTTTTGAGATGTGGCTCAACCTTGTCTCATCTAATCGCAATATTGCAGTCCTCTTGCTTAATTTCTTCCGAG GTAAGGTGGTGAAGCCTACAAGATCATCGGCGACTTTCATGTCAGCTTTTGGTTTTTTGGACAAGAGAGTAAATTTAGACCACAATATTAAACCTGGAGATAGTAGATACCATGGAGCACTGGCAATGATGGCTTCTAAGATATCGTACGAGAATAAAGCTTTTGTTGAATCCACTGTTAAAGATTGCTGGAAG ATGGAATTACTCGAGTACAAGGATTATTGGAATG ATTTTCAAAGGAAGCATACAACGCAGGCTTTCATGCTTCATGACAAATCCACAGACCCTGATATGATTGTGGTGGCATTTAGAGGAACCGAAATTTTCGATGCAGACGCATGGTGTACCGACATTGATATCTCCTGGTACGAGCTTCCTGGGATAGGGAAAATCCATGGAGGTTTCATGAAAGCATTAGGGTTAGTGATGTACCAAGGTTGGCCACTGGAAGTAGTTGATCATGAGCAACACAGCAATGGTGGGGATCGCCCACTGGCATATTACTCTATAAGGCAAAAGCTGAGAGAGATGTTGAAGGTGAAGAATAATAGGACAAGATTTATATTGACAGGTCACAGCCTGGGTGGTGCACTTGCTGTTCTGTTTCCTGCCATTCTTGCATTGCATGAGGAGACATGGCTGTTAGAGAGACTGGAGGGAGTGTTCACATTTGGACAGCCTAGAGTTGGTGATGAGGAGTTTAGGGTTTTCATGAAGAGGCAGTTGGACAAATATGGTTTTAGGTATTTGAGGTTTGTTTATTGTAATGATGTGATCCCAAGGTCGCCTACCGATGATTCGACTTTTTTGTTCAAGCACTTTGGGACCTGCCTCTACTACAATAGCTGTTACAAAGGAAAG ATAGTTGAAGAGGAACCGCACAAGAATTACGTCTCTCTTTTGGCAACCATACCAAGAATGATAAACGCGCTTTGGGAGCTGATTAGAAGCTTTATTATTCGGTACAGAAAGGGGCCGGAGTATGCAGAAGGATGGTTGCTCATACTTGTTAGATTGGTTGGAGTTGCACTACCTGGTTTATCAGCTCATAATCCCCAAGATTATGTCAATCTAACCCGATTAGGATCTCCAGAAATATATACTCAGCTCAAAGAAAATCGAGACTCGGGGGAGATTCAGATAGAGCATGTAAACTAA
- the LOC120015776 gene encoding triacylglycerol lipase OBL1-like, with protein sequence MDCNKDFAHSYMLLKPEEVNLFDLFKILFSTDIENRKFVDSKAKDETFERRWLMFISIVVQKLLQFGSKPLSWVGSWFEMCLNLVSSNRNIGVLFLNVFQGSVVVPSKTSAAFISFIGNFDKRVELDSSIKHGDGSRYFAALSMMASKASYENIAYIKTIVQDHWKMEFLGSYDFWNDYQEKATTQAFLLRDKTNEQDTIVVAFRGTEPFDADAWCSDFDISWYEIPGVGNIHGGFMKSLGLQKSVGWPKETSEEDDKRPAPLAYYAIREILREIMVNNETKFILTGHSQGGSLAILFPAVLALHEEKLLLERLEGVYTFGQPRVGDERFGQYMEKMLRDRGIKYFRFVYGNDVVPRLPYDDKALMFKHFGTCVYYDRHYEGKIVGEEPNKNYFSPLRAIPMMINAFFELIRSFTISYTKGHDYKEGWLLWTFRVIGLVVPGLPAHSTQDYVNATRLGSPELLVSTYTNITQ encoded by the exons ATGGATTGCAATAAAGATTTTGCTCATAGCTACATGCTCTTGAAGCCTGAAGAGGTAAATCTATTCGATCTCTTTAAAATCTTGTTCTCCACTGACATCGAGAACAGAAAATTTGTGGATAGCAAAGCAAAGGACGAGACTTTTGAGCGTCGATGGCTCATGTTCATCTCCATTGTGGTTCAGAAGCTTCTGCAATTTGGGTCCAAGCCATTGTCATGGGTTGGTTCATGGTTCGAAATGTGCCTTAACCTTGTTTCAAGCAATCGCAATATTGGTGTGCTCTTCTTGAATGTCTTCCAAG GGAGTGTAGTGGTGCCCAGCAAAACCTCTGCGGCATTCATTTCGTTTATTGGAAATTTCGACAAGAGAGTTGAATTGGACAGTAGCATCAAACATGGAGATGGCAGCAGATATTTTGCAGCACTATCCATGATGGCTTCTAAAGCATCTTATGAGAACATTGCCTATATTAAAACTATAGTCCAGGATCATTGGAAG ATGGAGTTCTTGGGTTCTTATGACTTCTGGAATG ATTATCAAGAAAAAGCAACAACACAAGCTTTCCTTCTTCGAGACAAAACAAATGAGCAGGACACAATTGTTGTGGCATTTAGAGGAACAGAACCATTCGATGCCGATGCATGGTGTTCCGACTTCGACATTTCCTGGTACGAAATCCCCGGAGTTGGAAATATTCATGGAGGTTTCATGAAATCTCTAGGCCTACAAAAATCTGTCGGCTGGCCTAAAGAAACCAGCGAAGAAGACGATAAACGCCCCGCGCCCTTAGCTTACTATGCCATTAGAGAGATATTAAGAGAAATAATGGTGAATAATGAGACAAAGTTCATCTTGACAGGCCACAGCCAAGGAGGGTCGCTGGCAATTTTGTTTCCAGCAGTGTTGGCGTTGCATGAGGAGAAATTGTTGTTGGAGAGATTGGAAGGAGTTTACACGTTCGGACAGCCAAGAGTAGGAGATGAGAGATTCGGACAGTATATGGAGAAGATGTTGAGAGATCGTGGCATCaaatatttcagatttgtttatGGTAATGATGTTGTTCCTCGTCTGCCTTATGATGATAAAGCACTTATGTTCAAGCACTTTGGGACCTGTGTTTACTATGACCGTCACTATGAAGGGAAG ATTGTTGGAGAAGAGCCAAACAAGAATTACTTCTCTCCACTAAGGGCAATACCCATGATGATAAACGCTTTCTTTGAGTTGATAAGGAGCTTCACTATTTCGTACACAAAGGGACACGATTACAAAGAAGGATGGCTTCTCTGGACATTTCGGGTAATCGGATTGGTCGTCCCGGGTTTGCCCGCCCATTCAACCCAAGATTACGTAAATGCCACTCGTTTGGGATCTCCAGAGCTACTTGTATCCACTTATACAAACATTACCCAGTAA
- the LOC120015756 gene encoding protein RALF-like 34 yields the protein MASFKSRSFTSILWLFLITILSGSPKIQAQVDESKLGLMTDALEWPFSMSLYSDLDNVDDLEFEDGVDVGDDDVVDRSRSLFWQRGRRYYISYGALSANRIPCPPRSGRSYYTHNCFKARGTAHPYTRGCSAITRCRR from the coding sequence ATGGCGTCCTTCAAATCAAGGAGCTTCACTTCTATTCTCTGGCTCTTCTTGATCACCATCCTTTCTGGTAGCCCCAAAATTCAGGCCCAGGTTGATGAGTCGAAGCTCGGTCTAATGACAGATGCTCTGGAGTGGCCATTCTCGATGTCTCTGTACAGCGACCTTGACAATGTCGACGACTTGGAGTTCGAGGATGGTGTTGATGTTGGCGATGATGATGTAGTTGATCGCAGCAGATCTTTGTTCTGGCAGAGGGGGAGGCGGTACTACATTTCGTACGGGGCACTCTCTGCGAACAGAATCCCATGTCCACCGCGTTCGGGGAGGTCGTACTATACTCACAACTGTTTCAAGGCCAGAGGAACTGCACACCCTTACACTAGAGGGTGTTCCGCGATCACCCGTTGCAGGAGATGA
- the LOC120014447 gene encoding mitogen-activated protein kinase kinase kinase 18: MEWVRGEAIGHGSFATVHLAKSSSSSYQYPSVMAVKSCDVVDSDSLKNEKEVLGVLRNCPQIIRCYGDDYSTENGERLYNLFLEYANRGSLANQLKKAGGCLPESDVRHYTRSILQGLQHIHSSGFAHCDIKLQNLLLFDNGAVKIADFGLAKKSGEKQSRGQIRGTPLYLSPESVNENEYESPADVWALGCAVVEMVTGKNAWNCGPEANVFKLLIRIGTGDELPVIPDELSEEGKDFLGKCFVKDHRERWTAEMLLNHPFVAASEDFIVVNDYTTEDSIQLQLSPRCPFDFPDWVSVSDSLVSSPEINLCFDYLPNPAERVRELASRYTISSDWSFPGSWVNVR; this comes from the coding sequence ATGGAGTGGGTTCGAGGAGAAGCAATCGGTCATGGCAGCTTCGCGACGGTCCATTTGGCAAAGAGTAGTTCCAGTTCCTATCAGTATCCTTCAGTGATGGCGGTGAAGTCTTGTGATGTCGTCGACTCGGATTCGCTCAAGAACGAGAAAGAAGTTCTGGGTGTGCTACGGAATTGCCCACAAATAATCCGGTGTTACGGCGATGATTACAGTACTGAAAACGGTGAGCGATTGTACAATTTGTTTCTGGAGTATGCGAACAGAGGCAGTCTGGCTAATCAATTGAAGAAAGCCGGTGGGTGTTTGCCGGAATCCGATGTCAGGCACTACACAAGATCGATTCTTCAAGGGCTTCAACACATTCATTCAAGCGGGTTTGCTCACTGCGACATAAAGCTTCAGAATTTGTTGTTGTTCGACAATGGGGCAGTCAAAATTGCTGATTTTGGATTGGCGAAGAAGTCAGGGGAGAAACAGAGCAGGGGACAAATAAGAGGTACTCCTCTGTACTTGTCACCAGAATCAGTTAATGAAAACGAGTACGAGTCTCCGGCCGATGTGTGGGCTCTTGGGTGTGCGGTGGTGGAGATGGTGACCGGAAAAAACGCTTGGAATTGTGGGCCCGAAGCCAATGTTTTCAAGCTGTTGATTCGAATCGGAACTGGGGACGAATTGCCAGTAATTCCAGACGAATTGTCCGAAGAAGGGAAAGATTTCCTTGGCAAGTGCTTCGTTAAGGATCACAGAGAGAGATGGACGGCGGAGATGCTTCTGAATCATCCTTTCGTTGCAGCCAGTGAAGACTTTATCGTCGTTAACGACTATACGACGGAGGACAGCATACAATTACAGTTATCGCCGAGATGTCCTTTCGATTTCCCAGATTGGGTTTCAGTCTCTGATTCCCTCGTATCTTCACCGGAAAtcaatttgtgttttgattatttACCGAATCCGGCGGAACGAGTCCGAGAATTGGCCAGTCGCTACACAATTAGTTCAGATTGGTCATTCCCTGGAAGTTGGGTCAATGTTAGGTGA
- the LOC120014767 gene encoding uncharacterized protein LOC120014767: MSSSAQLSKTHSEVSSLTPSSPTRSPSSRRPVYYVQSPSRDSHDGEKTTNSFHSTPVISPMGSPPHSHSNSSLGPHSRESSSTRFSGSLKPTRKNSRSDLKGQTKGWNKGFDSIEEEGLLDGDIASNGLSRRCYYFLAFVVGFFVLFSMFSLILWGASRPQKPKITMKSIVFDQFVIQAGADASGVATDMVSMNCTVKLTFRNTATFFGVHVTQTPLDLSFSQLTLGTGTIRKFYQSRKSQRSITVTVQGSGVPLYGGGAILSSLNGVPVQPVPLTLNFMVRSRAYVLGKLVKPKFYKRVQCSVFMDPKKMNVALSLKNNCTYV; encoded by the exons ATGTCATCATCAGCACAACTATCCAAGACGCACTCAGAAGTAAGCAGCCTAACCCCATCATCCCCAACCAGGTCTCCTTCTTCTCGCCGCCCTGTTTACTATGTCCAGAGCCCATCCAGAGACTCTCACGATGGTGAAAAGACCACTAACTCCTTCCACTCCACGCCGGTCATTAGTCCAATGGGGTCTCCTCCGCACTCTCACTCCAATTCCTCATTGGGCCCTCACTCTCGCGAGTCTTCCTCCACCAGATTCTCTGGCTCTCTCAAACCCACCCGCAAGAACAGTCGGTCTGACCTAAAAGGACAAACCAAAGGATGGAATAAAGGGTTCGATTCGATTGAAGAAGAGGGCCTTCTTGATGGAGATATTGCTTCAAATGGCCTCTCCCGTCGCTGCTattattttcttgcttttgttgtgGGATTCTTTGTTCTCTTCTCTATGTTTTCACTGATTCTTTGGGGTGCCAGTCGCCCTCAAAAACCCAAAATCACAATGAAG AGCATCGTCTTCGATCAATTCGTGATTCAAGCGGGTGCGGATGCCTCCGGAGTAGCCACCGACATGGTTTCCATGAATTGCACAGTCAAGCTCACATTTCGCAACACTGCAACATTTTTTGGAGTCCATGTGACGCAAACACCTCTGGATCTGTCATTCTCTCAACTTACTTTGGGCACTGGAACC ATTAGGAAGTTTTATCAATCGAGAAAGAGCCAGAGATCGATTACTGTGACTGTGCAGGGAAGTGGGGTTCCACTGTACGGCGGAGGTGCTATTTTGAGCAGCTTGAATGGGGTTCCGGTTCAGCCGGTGCCGTTGACCCTGAATTTCATGGTTCGGTCAAGGGCTTATGTTTTGGGTAAATTGGTTAAGCCCAAGTTCTATAAGAGGGTCCAATGCTCGGTGTTTATGGATCCTAAAAAGATGAATGTGGCTCTGTCCCTCAAGAATAATTGCACTTATGTGTaa
- the LOC120014766 gene encoding subtilisin-like protease SBT1.9 — MGSSVLKLMYAFVFTIFSFMEPTWAESETYIIHMDLSAMPKVFSDHHSWYLSTLSSISSDTPTARSRHIYTYKNSMNGFSASLTPNELESLRKSPGFISFTRDYPLKMQTTHTSQFLSLTSASGAWPASKYGQDVIIGVVDTGVWPESESFNDDGMTEVPSRWKGKCESGTQFNSSLCNKKLIGARFYNKGLVAQTPDADVSMNSSRDSNGHGTHTASTAAGNYVKNASYFGYANGTANGVAPQARIAIYKVIWPLGIYSSDLIAAIDDAIEDGVDILSLSLIKRGDDEDDDDIINLDYDTVAIATFKAVEKGIFVAAAAGNGGPVEAVANGAPWLATVGAGTIDRDLGGLLTLGNGVQFRFPSLYPLKSSLNRIPLVFIDGCESVKELKKVKNKIVVCKDNLSFSSQFENADAAGVSGAIFITDILELDYYTRSKFPASFISTKDGQVVIEYIKKSSDPRATLEFQKTVIGTKPAPKVESYSQRGPSPSCPSVLKPDLIAPGTLIIASWSLNSSVTTVRSGDLYSNFYLDTGTSMATPHVAGVAALVKGVHPDWSPAAIRSALMTTANPLDNTLSPIKDPATWDLPATPLDIGAGHIDPNKAIEPGLVYDATAQDYIQLLCAMNYTAQQIRVITGSNHKCVNQSFDLNYPTFIAYFNTNDSNSDAKVTQVFHRTVTNVGEVSSTYIANLSSMDGVKAMVEPEKLVFKKKYQKISYKLTLEGPKLLKQNVVHGSLIWVADSGKYTVRSPIVATSIVPETSLRS, encoded by the coding sequence ATGGGTAGTTCAGTTCTCAAGCTTATGTATGCATTCGTATTCACAATCTTCAGCTTCATGGAGCCTACTTGGGCAGAGTCTGAAACATATATCATTCACATGGACTTATCAGCCATGCCCAAAGTCTTCTCCGACCACCACAGCTGGTATTTATCCACCCTTTCATCCATTTCATCAGACACTCCCACTGCCAGATCTAGACATATCTATACTTACAAGAATTCCATGAATGGCTTTAGTGCAAGTCTCACTCCAAATGAGCTCGAGTCCCTCAGAAAGTCCCCTGGCTTCATTTCATTCACTAGAGATTATCCACTTAAAATGCAGACAACCCACACTTCTCAATTTCTGAGTCTAACCTCTGCTTCTGGTGCATGGCCAGCATCAAAATATGGTCAGGATGTCATCATTGGTGTAGTTGATACTGGGGTTTGGCCAGAGAGTGAGAGCTTCAATGATGATGGAATGACTGAAGTTCCCTCTAGATGGAAAGGTAAGTGTGAGTCCGGCACACAATTTAATTCTTCTCTCTGCAATAAGAAACTAATTGGTGCTAGATTTTACAACAAGGGTCTAGTAGCTCAAACTCCTGATGCAGATGTTTCCATGAACTCTTCTCGTGATTCGAATGGACATGGAACCCATACTGCATCCACGGCTGCTGGAAACTATGTTAAAAATGCATCCTATTTTGGTTATGCCAATGGGACGGCTAACGGGGTTGCGCCACAAGCCCGTATTGCCATCTACAAAGTTATTTGGCCTCTGGGGATTTACTCTAGTGATCTTATTGCTGCAATTGATGATGCAATAGAAGATGGAGTGGATATATTATCCTTGTCCTTGATCAAAAGAGGCGACgacgaagatgatgatgatattatcAATTTGGATTATGACACAGTTGCTATTGCAACTTTTAAAGCTGTGGAGAAAGGCATATTTGTAGCAGCTGCGGCAGGAAATGGAGGCCCTGTAGAAGCAGTAGCTAATGGTGCTCCATGGTTGGCAACAGTTGGTGCAGGTACAATCGATCGCGATCTTGGAGGGCTATTAACTCTAGGAAACGGTGTTCAATTCAGGTTTCCATCACTGTATCCTTTGAAAAGTTCTCTAAATCGGATTCCCCTTGTTTTCATTGATGGGTGTGAAAGTGTGAAGGAATTGAAAAAAGTTAAGAATAAGATTGTTGTGTGCAAGGATAACCTGAGTTTCAGCAGTCAGTTTGAAAATGCTGATGCTGCAGGAGTGTCTGGAGCAATCTTCATTACTGACATTCTTGAATTAGATTACTACACTAGAAGCAAGTTTCCGGCTTCGTTTATCAGTACAAAGGATGGCCAAGTTGTGATAGAATACATAAAGAAGAGCAGTGATCCAAGGGCAACTCTGGAGTTTCAAAAGACAGTTATAGGTACAAAGCCTGCACCAAAGGTTGAGAGCTATAGCCAAAGAGGGCCATCTCCAAGCTGTCCCAGTGTCCTAAAACCAGACCTCATAGCTCCGGGGACACTAATAATAGCGTCGTGGTCGCTAAACAGTTCGGTGACCACAGTTCGATCAGGTGATTTGTATAGCAACTTTTATCTTGATACAGGTACATCAATGGCAACACCTCATGTGGCAGGGGTGGCTGCACTAGTGAAGGGAGTGCACCCTGACTGGAGCCCTGCAGCCATTCGGTCTGCCCTAATGACGACTGCTAATCCGTTGGACAACACCCTCAGCCCCATTAAAGATCCTGCAACGTGGGATTTACCGGCTACTCCGCTTGACATTGGAGCCGGTCACATTGATCCTAATAAGGCAATTGAACCTGGCCTTGTTTATGATGCAACAGCACAAGACTACATACAACTTCTTTGTGCAATGAACTACACAGCACAACAGATCCGAGTCATTACGGGGTCGAATCACAAATGTGTAAATCAGTCGTTTGATCTTAATTATCCAACTTTCATAGCATATTTCAATACTAATGATTCCAATTCAGATGCCAAAGTTACTCAGGTATTTCACAGGACTGTGACCAATGTGGGGGAGGTGAGCTCGACTTATATCGCAAACCTGAGTAGTATGGATGGAGTAAAGGCTATGGTAGAGCCAGAGAAATTAGTGTTCAAAAAGAAGTATCAGAAGATAAGTTACAAGCTTACTTTGGAAGGTCCAAAATTACTGAAACAAAACGTAGTTCATGGCTCTTTGATTTGGGTTGCTGATAGTGGTAAGTATACTGTAAGAAGTCCCATAGTGGCCACAAGCATTGTCCCAGAGACCTCCTTGAGGTCATAG